The Salmo salar chromosome ssa06, Ssal_v3.1, whole genome shotgun sequence sequence cggaaattagttacaatgacggtctaccctgactcccaatcacgtccggatgtgatgcagcctggattcgaaccaggtactgcagtgatgcctcttgcactgagatgcagtgtcttagaccactgcgccactcaaaAATTAGTAGGGAAAGTTTAGGGTCTTGGAATAAACgcagaaaataaggtctgaggtgaACACTGGCTTAGGAGATAtgatacgttttgttctataCGATAGTAGCAGTCCGTTAACATGacttttatgaattatgaagcctttgtgCTTTTTTTACAACATAAATTCTTAAACGTTTGCAAAATGTGACGTTAGCTTATaaagattatctcatagaacaaaatatataagatctcctaagcctgtgtttaccacagaccttatttttgcCGTTCAtccaaaaaccccacaaaaatgaCATTTATATTCCTAATAGGCTTTGTCCAACGGGCCACGGCAGGGTTAATGACTACAAAATGACAccattactatttctctctataccccaTGCCTGCATTGACGTACGTTTTCTGACCCATATCTTACTCTGGCTCAGCTGTCTTAATTTAACCATGATAGCGTTCCATCCCCAGTGCAGCTCACTGTAAAAAAGTGTAATAGTAGGGTTGGAATCTTCTGGCTAGGACTGTGCAAAATCTTAGTTTATGACAATATTTTTGGGAATCACTCGAGAGTATTTTCCTACTTAAATATTGCATTCTGTGTGGAAATAGATAATGATGCATTAATAAGCGTTATAGTAGCTGCTAAACATTATGATGACAATAATCACACTACTTCGTTTCTAACACATACAGATGATCCCTTCATAAACGAGGTTTGTTCACAAAACCTGGATCGTGTTTAGGAGGCTACAACCAGCAACCAGAACGGAACTAGAACATCTTTGGTGCATCGTAGGCTACTGAAACTTTCGTGTTAAATTGATTGACCAGAGTTCCTCGATGtgtttctatctgaacgttctaCAATGTTGTGCCACAGAGTTTCTAACcccagaggcgcaacatcgcgagacttccgggaacgattgcgaaacagaccaagccggggtttgagaagtcaatgagaaaaGTGAAACATTCTTCCTTAGTTGTGCCTTCAGATTTCGAGAGAATGTACAACCTAGATTCGAGTCAATGTCTTAAGTAGTGGAACATGTttttactccaacctcgtgaaagtgacaaactgacaagtTAATTTACACAAAAAACAACTTGATattgaaggagtgcctttgaCAGCATGTATGTGCACAGTCTGGACCATTAGACCCGATGACATTGCCTACAAGTGTGATAGGGGATTTCTATAGAGTAccacctgagtggcgcagtggtctcaggcactgcatctgttctagaggtgtcactacagaccctggttcgattccaggcggTATCATAACCGGCAATGATTGGGAGTCGCttaaggcggcacacaattggcccagcgtcgtccgagttagggtttggccaggataggccgtcattgtaaataagaatttgttctaaactgacttgcctagttaaataaaggttaaataaaaacatttgaaaaacacAGTATGAGTAATACCCATATagcctagtggtcaaacagggaaatgattACAATTGTTTTTCCACGATTCATTTATCCCATAGGTGATTGTAGAAACACTTAAactaagggctgtgtttcatgtaggcgtACCCTGGCATGACATTTTGATAACAGTGTATATTTTGATAacagtgtaaatctctctaggacaatgtTACGTTTATCAATAtattaccccccaaaaatgaaacgctaattagctgctaatgtggctgtcATAAAGAACTGCAAATGCCATGGCGATCTGGACGAGCCTGCCGAATCCAAGcaaaaggtaagaatctctggattaactatctaatattagctaaatgtagtaatgattaaaattggctacatttctttaaatggacaattctgtgaacggtcttgtgcaagttttaaatggacacaatacctgttagctagagatgacgtgcaggagcttgctgggatttgtagtcttgcatgatgtctactttaatgctaattagcatttttttcAGATCTGAGAGAAAATAaagctgaatatattgataaaagtcaccttatctgagagatttacatggttatcagaacgtcacaccagggtaagccttttcaaaacacagcccttattttaattgTTTCTAAATTTCCCTATAGGAAAAATGAATAGTggaaaaaacaattggaaccatttatCTGTTTAACCGCTAGGTTTTataggtattatgacacctccactttGGGGCTCTATGAGTAGCAGTTTCTGCACATCTTCGTACTGTACTGTTTGTGCACTACTGAATGGAGCTTTGTGTTTGAACAGTAGCTCAATATGATTTAACTCTGTGATGGACCAAACTTGAGTCTGTCATTTGATATTTAtctaactaggtaagtcagttaagaacaaattcttatttacaatgatggcctaccagttTCTAAAGATGCTTAGTTATTACCATATTTCCTTTCAAGTGCACCCTTGCTCTATACAGTGCATCTAACATATTGATGACAGCCATGTGGTTAGTATTTCTCTATGGCTCTGCAACAGTTTGTTCAAATACAATACAAGAGTTGAATTCATTACCATTTATTGATTAAATCCACCAGGTCTAGCATCACCATAATTTCCATTATCCCCAGTCAAAACGTGCTATTACATGTATATAATATAGTATGTATACACAGTAagcataaaaaatataaaacatttgataCTAATATAGAGGAACAGCAGTGATCAAATGGAGCAAATAACAATTGTCTGCCTCTGTtcatttttaaaatacatttaacGGAAAACTGGAACAATGTCCCATTAGAAACCCATAGCAGCCTCAGAGGGATCACGTGTCTTGATAAGCATTCTAGAAAATAACGGTCAAACAGGAGCTGAAGTGTCACAGTGGAGTGAAGTGGTGTCCTGCAGAGCTGAGGGCATGGTGGAAGGTGCATCAGGCCATCCATGCAATGGCTGACACCCCCTTCTGTGTTTAAGAATctgctgtcaaaggacaccacaCTAGACACACATGGCCCACACTGTTCAGAATGTCTTCACTGTCACTGCAGGGTGGACACAAACAGTGAGCCCTCGTGGTTATGGGCATCACTGCAACAGATTTCACATGCACTGTGAAGCCTCAGAGGCAAAAGAGGCACTTATCACCACAAGACAACTCAGTGACCAAGAAAAACTGTCCACGGAAAATGTTGGAAAACTATCCGTCTGCGTACTAGATAAATGGCTGACAGCAACTATCTGGGATATGTAAACATAGTAATATACAGATGTTTAAACCAGCCAAATTAGAGCATTGTGTCACAAGGGCAAGGTAAGTAAGATCCGGATTATAAAACACTAGACATGTAAACTTTACCTTGACCAGGCAACAGGAGGGGTCCAATTGACCTTTACAGAGATTATTGCTTGTATTCCACTAGTtaaagccctgtgtgtgtgtgtgtgtgtgtgtgtgtgaggaagaaaTAGCATACACTGATAACACATCTGAATATTATTATACTTTCTCTACGTACAACTCCTCATAGATATGCATGTAGACTACCGAATTTCCTTATCCCTGACAAAAGAAATTCAGATTAAGGTTGAAATTCAGACATTGATTTGGTCATTGAACAAAGGCAACATTTTCCAAAAGAAATGTTTTCATATACGGACAATGTTAATGTATTCAATAAGTAGCTCAACCATCTACAAATTGAACCATGGTAAtgactacattataatatccaatCTTTTCATCAATACATGACCAAAGCATTTTAGCTTAGAACGTGTATGATTGAAAACTGCCCGTTTGGTATAATTTTGCTTGGTATACAGCCCTGTCAAAGTTCAATATAGTCAAACCGCAGAAGCGTAAGGatcgtgtatacacacacaaacaagcagaTATGCACTAATTCATGCAAGAGacaaaaatgcttttctttctcACGGAAAACAGGCCCTTCGCAACACCAGCCGATAACAGTCACTGTCATATGTCAATGTGGGAAAAATGTGCCTATCAAATGGCTCTAGGTACAATGTCCTCTAAAACATaacaacgtgttccagttccaCAGTGGCTGCCTAACAGGTAACCCAACTAAAACCTGCCAGAGTCCAGGGATGGAAGACAAGTTTTAGTCCTTTAACATCTGGCATTCCCTAACATCACCTCAACCTCATTATCATACAGTAACCCTGGTAGAAGTAGTTATAACAATGTCCTCCTTCCCAAAAAAACTGATAATGTGCAGGTTGAATGGATATTTGGAAAGGGCCATAAATAAATCGGTTTAAAgatatgtaaaaaataaataaactgtcAATACAGTCTTCGCCTCTAACAAGACAGTATGAATCTATACAACTCCATATAAATAGTCTTAAATATTTAACTTTTAAAACATGCTTGCCTATTAATTTCTCAGAGGTTTGATTTTTCTATGTGAAGGACTGGCATAATGTAGTACGCACAGATGTTTGAACTAATGTCCCACCAGACAGTGCACACCTAATGCATCTTCCCCAAAACTATTAGAGACCCTGAGTAAACGATGGACCAAGTATAAATGCTGTGGACAATATGATAAGTGTTAAGGCCCTTCTCTCTGTGTGAAGATCTACAGTCCAGTTTAACTATGTAGGCCCAAAAACTGAGTAACGCTATCGATTGCacattttgatttgatgtctGAAAGAAAAATGGTGTGTAGACTGCAGTTAGCCAGCTTCTTCAGCGTGCCATAACGCTCCTCAGAATGTGATGTAGTTTGTGTCTTTATATCTGGACATCATAGCAGGACGCAATCCTAAGGACTGAACAGTCTCTTCACATTCGAGAGCCTTGTTCTTGAAGAATCTGCAAAAAAAAATGGTCAGAGCAAAATAAGATGTTTAGGCCTATTTCATACTAAACAGTATGTTCCAAAAAACCTTTGACAAAAAGTATTATGAGTTAGCATTTAACAGGCAGGACGAAGCCTAAAATgttcgttttttgttgttgttgaggaacGGATTTTTTTTAACCAGGAGACTGGAAAGCGGGGAGACTAAGGCTATGGAGAATTCCATGAACTGCAGAAGCTAGTGACAGGAGGTCATTAAATATTAAAGTAGTTTAAATCATTATCGAGGCATTACTCTTGTCTAGATGATGATTAGCGGGATGCTCTCTAGGTAATGGGCTCATAGGGATGAAGGGGCACTTGGAGAAAGGTTTAAGACCACAATGGCAGGGGTCTAAGCAAAATCTCACCCATTGTCCCCTTACATTCAAAGGTAGATACAGTCATTGGCAAAATGTTTCTAAAAATCCTTGTATTTGTCCTCTGCAGGAAATGcagcatgcagagaaaggaattgCAGGATCCATGACCAATAAAAATATTATGCGTGCATTTATGTTAGACAAAGCCATGTGAGACAACATGTATACCAAACTCGGTGTAACTCACAATACATGGTTGTAACAATGGTCAGGACGTTGATGAAAGACATGAAAGATGTTTTTGTTGCAGTGCTGGGATACTCACCTTGGCCTTTTCACTTGGTTCACTGCTTGTGCCGTATGATTGGTTATGTAGCTCCTTAGAGACAACACACAGGAACTCTGCCTGGTCTTCGTTTCCATAGTTATATGAGGAGCCAATACTGACCAACTGAGGAGAAAGAAAAAAGGGGGGAACCAATGAGAAGGGAAATGTTTCTAAGGGACTATAGGAAGCATGCACACATGGGAAATCTAATATTTCTAACAGCTTGCCAGGCACAGTCAAAACAATGTAACAGATTACAGTAGACAATTTCTATTCTACTTAAGGAtcatttttaaataaaatgtcAAAGTAACAAACACTGACTTTTATCTAGGACACCTGAGCACTTTGAGCTGTTACATTGCTCATGAATGTTTAGTATCCCTTGGATTAGACCGCAGGGTGAAATCTGTCATTAAGGTGGTAGCTAATTCAAATAAACAGACTCCACTATACAGTAGGCTCCCATTTTCACAAAGCTGCCACAAGCAGAATGCCTAACATTCTGTCACCTTGCTGGCTCCCAAAAAAGGAAACGTGAGTAGCAGCCTGAGCCCACTCATGAGTTCTCTCTGAGGGGAAGACCCTAACACCCTGCAAGGTCTAGAGAGAGGGGGCTAGTAACAGAAATGCACCCAGTACAGGGTGTCCTCCTGAATGAACAGAAACAGCGACATCCCCTTTATCTGCTGTTCCATAAAGATCAGACAAAATCTAACTCTGGCAACCTGGCCTCTGACAGAAACTAGTGTCTGTTTGAACCAGACACAGCCATAGCTCCTTTCGCAAATGGTCAGACTTTCACAAAAAGAAATACAGTACCACAATAACAGCTATGTAACCAAATTATGCTACAAGGTTGTATTTCACAAGGACTACAAATGAGGACAATTATAGTATTTATGTTATACACTGAACTCCGCATCATCCGTGGACAGTTAATCAACTAACACAAGTCTAAGTGCAGCCAAAAGGAACATTTCTGAAAATAGGAGGCAGAACACTCCCCAATCTCTTCCTTTTAAGATAATTACCTGCTCAAACTTCCAACCATCTGACATGGTGGAAACCATTTGTGTTAGCTCCTCTTCTTGGCACTGCAAGACTCTGTAGACATGTTTTATAgggagctgtggagagagagaaagaggcaatgTTAATTCACATGCAACAGAGCAGCAAGTGCTCTCAATAGGCTACATacgaatcacacacacacacccccccccccacagcaaAGCATAGCCAGTATGTGCCAATTCCTGACCTCATCTACCTGGCAAGGGTAAGGATACTCTGGACTAATGCCAATACATCAACAAGATCTGGAAATCCCAGTAGCTAAGCGGAGCTTGTGCCCAGAGTCATTGCCGTATTAGACCATGTAAACAGAGGTGATCCTTGGGAGGGAGCTTGCTAAGGATGTGCCTCTGGCCAGTAGTTAGAGGGCCTTAGAGGCCCCCCCACTGCCCCTTTAATATCTAGAGCTCTGTATTAGTGATTACAACAGGACAGTCTCAGGGAAGAAAGAAATCACCCAGATAGCAATGGCAATTTTAGTCAAGCCCACACACCTGAACTGTTTTGCAGTCCCTCTCCCTGATTTTGTCTTTAATAAGCCTGATCAAAGAAGGGATATTGTAGAATTCAGCCTCTTCCAGTACACCTTGAGGGGAACAGAATGTATTTAACCAGTTATTAAAACCCCAATCATAGAAAACAACTATGTATGCTAATGAGAACTGCTGTGGTGTTAAATGTAATACGTGTGATTGTTAGCGTGTGACGTGTTGGAGCGAAACGGCAACAAAGATGACAGAATGGCACAACCCTTCAGACACGTCTCAGCATATCCCCAAGACATTATCATCATACCTTCCTCTGCAAGGCCTCTATTGAGCACCAGTTTCCCATGCCTCAGGTAGTTGAGCACTGGACCAAAGTACATTGGGTCCCGGTCTATCAAATAGGCACCCGTTTCATCCTGAAGAAAGAGAAGTCGATAACAATGAGAAAAGCAGACAATCAATAACAAAATCAGGGGAGATACCATTGACGATTTTTGTACAGTGACAAACATCGAAACAGAACTGTGGAATCGCATAGTAAGCCCATAGCCAATCCATGGATACAACAGCTCTGTGTCCAGATCTTGGAGCAGCGCCAACATGGGGTAACTGACATTTAGCAGGTCTCATTATCCCTGAAGAATCACCACAGTGGCCTTGCTCAAGCCTTCACACACACCATCATTAGCAAGAATCAATACAGAGGGCAGAGATACAGCTCCTTACCACATTTCATGTGCCCAGTGTAGACTACAGACATTGGAGACTTTCCCCTCAAATTCAAATGAGGAATGCTAATCAGCATAGTTTCGTAAATATCCTAGATAACTATGGGATGAAACTATTCTGCTGGGATACTGTGATCATTGCAACGGCATCTGTATGACCGAGCCAACTTGTCTTGTAAGGTCTTTTGCCAGCTTTTAAATGTCATTCTCCTGTTAAATGATGCATGGTGACCTTTGAGGGTTGGAAATCAGGATGGTAAACACGTTCAACATGTGGATTATCATACTTTCTCTTACAAGGGCAACGCTCCTTTTCCGGGGGGGCTCATTTGCACAATTGTATATTATAAgcccatttatatatatatatatatatatatatatatatatatatatatatatgtggttGGCTAGATAACTAACTTGCCTGTTAGCGAGCTGACAGATACTAGTACTGTACGATATACTACGAGTAGAAACGTGCTGTCTTCCAAATTAATATTTGTTAGTTAGCTACTGTAGATCTGTAGTCAGGAGGGTTATCCAGATTAAAAACAGGAAAACAAACTAACGTTGACTAACTAGCTAAATAACGTTACGTTCTTTGGGAGTTAACGTTGGCCAGCTGAACTAGCTAGCCTGTACTAGTAACGACAttagtaacgttagctaacgttgACCATCTAAATTAGCTATCCGTTTGGCTTACTTCCTAGCTAAACAACTAAAataactagctaactagttagTAAATCGGTCTAGATATGCTAGCTAGGTAACGTAAGTTAACGTTAGAACATTCACATGGTGTgtaaaacagacaaaggttagctagttaacattagccaacTAGATAGTAACGTTAGCTTGCCAGACAGATATCCGTACCTTGTCAGAGTCGAGGTCGGGGTCGGCCTGGCACAGACGGTACAGGAACGATTTTGAGTC is a genomic window containing:
- the LOC106607354 gene encoding BTB/POZ domain-containing protein KCTD5, with translation MAEKSPDFSGSVDQCPALSPEQRMQSPGIGASKWVRLNVGGTYFLTTRQTLCRDSKSFLYRLCQADPDLDSDKDETGAYLIDRDPMYFGPVLNYLRHGKLVLNRGLAEEGVLEEAEFYNIPSLIRLIKDKIRERDCKTVQLPIKHVYRVLQCQEEELTQMVSTMSDGWKFEQLVSIGSSYNYGNEDQAEFLCVVSKELHNQSYGTSSEPSEKAKILQEQGSRM